The Aeoliella mucimassa genome includes the window ACGAGTCGCTGGTGCTGCCGACCAACGTCGCCAAGCAGGCAACCTTCACCAAGGCACCCGCCAAGCAGGGCGATCGCATCGATCAGCAGCTGGAAGTCTCGCTCGAAATGAAATCGACGGTCCGCCGTGGCCAGCAGGTGGTCGACACCAGCGATAACACCATCGGCCGTACCCAGCACCGCACGGTGCTGATCGACCGCGTCGGCGAAGGCAAAACGAGTGCTGCCCGCGTGTACTTCAGCAAGTACGATCGCCGGAAAGATACCGAATCGGTCAAGCAACCTGTGGTCGGCAACACGTACGCCTGCGTTCGCGAAGCGGACGATACGCTCACCGTGACCCGGGCCGACGGCAGCTTTGCCACGCCCGACGAGTTCTCGCTGGTGAGCGAGAGCATGGTAGCGCTCGGGCGTCCGAATCCGATGGCCGACTTCCTCGATGGTCGCACCCTGAAGGTCGGCGAAACCGTGGAAGTACCCAAAGAGGTCGGCGACGCACTGCTGTCGGCCGATGGCACCCTCGGCACGGTCGCCACGTTTCGACTGACGCTCCTGGAGCATGTTGTCGACCAGAACCTGGCTCGCTTCCAAATCGAGATGGAAACCGCAGGCGCCGAGACCACACAGCTCAAGCTTTCGCTGGCCGGGGAGTTGGTCGTCGAGTCCGACACCTGCCGCACCCGGGCGATGTCGCTTAGCGGACCGCTCGCCATGGCCACCACCATTGGCAGCTACAGCTCGGCCGAAACCACGTTCGTCAGCGGTAAGCTCAACGTGCAGATGCAGGCCAAGTACAGCAAGTAACCGCCGCCCCGTGCAAACGGACGCAAGTTACTCGGGGAACTCCATCTCCACCGCATCGGTGCGATAGATCGGCATATGGCGGTAGTAGACCTCCAGGGTCATGCACCCCAGAGCGGTGCAGTAGAGCCGACCACCTTTTTCGCTATCGTGCCCGTTGTTCACGAACCAGCTGCCTTTCAGGTGGCCCTCTTTCTCCTGCGTTTTGATCAGCTGATCCCGCAGGCGTTCGTTCCATTGACGCCACATGGGGCCGCGGCCATTCGTGTACTGGAACAGCAACTGAGCCGCGTAATAGTTGTAGTAGTAGTCGCTTGCCGAGGGTCCCACGTTGGCAATCCGCTCGACGCCTTGAGTGATCCCCTGGCTGTCTTTTTTCCAACCGAGGTACATCCGGCAGAGCAGGCCGACGGAACTCATACCAGGGCGATAGCCGCCGTTCTTGCCTTCGGGCATGTAAGCGTACGCGCTGCCGTAGTCGTCTTGCTCCACGAAGTCGAGGAACCGCATCGCTCCCTCCACCGTGGAGTGAGGCACCTGCAAGTTGGCCAAGTGGGCGCTCTTGAGGGCCATGAGCTGCCAACCGGTGACCGAAGTGTCGCCGGCCATCTGGTAGTTGTAACGCCAGCCGCCGTCGTTGGGATTCTGCGACGACACGATGTAGTCGATCGCAGCCTGAGCGGGCATGGCCAGCTGACTTTCGTTGGTCATGCCGTAGGCCTCGCACATGGCGATGGCCGCGATGCCGTGGGCGTACATGGTGCCGCCGTCGGCCCAGGAGACGCCTGCCCCCTGGCGGGGCTTCTCGCCCATCCGCACCAACGCGTCGAGTCCACGACCCACGACCGAGCGATATTTGCCTTCGAACCGCGTTTGGCCAGCTCCCAGGAAGGGCAACAGCGCCAAGGCAGTCGCCGAGCGGTACGAGTCTTCAATCGAGCCAGGATTGCCACACTGGCCTTGGCAGGTACCACCCCGGTGATCGAGGTGCCAAGAGCCATCGCGGTTCTGGTGTTCGGCTAACCAGGCGAGCGCGGCTTCCACGGCCGCTTCGCTCGAAGCGTTGCCGCCGCCGTCGCGTACGGCTTTTGCGCGGGCTGCATGGCCACGGCCGGTGTACTCGCCTTCGTCGTACGAGCCAATGCCCGCGGTCGCCACCTCAGGAGCGCTGGTGAGGCCGAAGTCCGAAAGCTCCACCGCAGCCGGCGGGGCGGAGAACTGATCCTCGAACAGCGACTCTTTCACCACCTCTTCAATGGCTTCCACGTCGGGCTGGTCGACGATTTCTTCAGGAGTGATCTCCACGTCGACTTCGCTGAAGTCGACATCCGGTACATCCAGCACTTCGTCGTTAATGTCTTCCGAGGGGGCCGACGACAGCAGCGCGGTCACCTGCGGCGGCATCGGCACGATCATCAGCGCCAGCGCGATGATGATGACCATGTGCACGATCAAGCTTGTCATCCAGCTTGCACCACTGGTGAAAAACCGGCCGAGAAAACCACGCGAATCTTCTTCGAGCAGCTGGTCGTCAGCAGCTTCCGCCTGCGCTCGCTGTGGCTTGGGGCTCTGTCCCTTATTCGGTTTATCTGCCACCGCGCTGCCGGTCACAATGTTGACGGGTAGATCAGGGGAAGATGATGATGTAGCCATGTACCTCTCGCACCCGTTTAAGTCATGGGACGACTTCGTCTAGCAAAAGAGAAGGAGCCAGACCTGTTCCATCTTTCTATCCTAACAAATCGCCTTGCGACCGGCCAGTTATTCGCTTTGCTTAATTCCCTAGTTTCTCAGGGCAATATGCCTCGCTAAAGGCCGAAATACCCGTATCCATGGCGTAGTCGCTATCGCGGGAAACGCTTTGCCCTCAGGCACCAGCAGACCTATAATTTCGCCGCAGATACCCGCCCCATGCTAGGACGCTTTGTCATGCCGCTGACCACCGATACCTACTCCAGAATAGTCACAAAACCATTGCTTTTGGTACCTGTTTTGTGCCTATTTGCGGTCGTCGCGGGGAGTTTCGCCCACGCCCAGCCAGACCAGGCCGATGCGGCTGACCCCGCCGAACAGCAGCAAGAGGAGAAGCGACCTGCGCGATTGCTCCGGCTGCGTCTGCCGATCACCGGCAACGCCGATTCGGCTTTTCGCAGCATGCTCGACCGCACTCGCAAGCAACTGCTGGCCGAGCCGGGCAATGGCCAGCGTCCGGTGATTGTCATCGAATTCGTCCCCCTGGCCGGGGCCGACGGTTTTGGGCAAGGCACCGATTTCTCCCGCGCCCAGTCGATCGCCCGCTACCTAACCAGCACCAACATGACCGGCATCGAGACCTGTGCCTTTCTTCCCCAGAGCATCAAAGGCCACAACGTTCTGGTCGCCCTCGCTTGCGAGAAGATCGCGATCGCCTCGACCGCCGAGTTCGGGGAAGCCGGCATCGACGAAGATCCGACTCGCCCGATCGATCCGGCGGTGATCGAAGGTTATCGCCAGATCGCCCGCGACCGCCGTACCGCTCCCGAAGCGATTGTCGTCGGTCTGATCGATCCCTCGGTCGAAGTGCTCAAGGTGACCACCGAAGCGCGGAACGAGTACATCGAGGCCGACCAGCTCGAAGCACTGGAGCAAAAGGAAACCGTGATCGATTCCACCACGTTGATCCCGGCCGGATCGATGGGATTGCTCTCCGCCAGCGAAGCACGCGATTCAGGCACGGTGCGTCTGAAGCTCGATACCCTAGATGAGCTTGCCAGAGATCTTGGCTTGAAGGATGGGTCGCTCTCCGAAGCGGCCAGCATGGTAGCCGACTGGCGTCCCGTGATGTACACGCTGGAAGGGCCTATCGATGCTTCGTCGCAGCGCCGCGCGGTGCGGCTGATCGACAACGAAATCTTGATGAACGACAGCAACTGGATCGGCATCCGCATCCACAGCTTCGGCGGCCGGCCTTCCGCCGCGATGGGGCTGGCTTCGTACCTGGCCGAGATCGGTGCCGATAACCGCCGAGTGGTTGCCTACGTGCCGGAAGAAGCGGGCGGAGTCGCTGCACTGGTTGCCCTGTCGGCCAACCAACTGGTGGTGCACCCTGGAGCCAAAATCGGCGGCGAAAACGGCATGCCGCTCGACGAATCGCAGATCGCCGCGCTCCGCGATGCGATCCAAGCGACGATCCCCAATACCACGCGAACCTGGTCGCTGCTGCTGGCCATGGTCGATCCCGATCTCGAGGTGTTCCGCTACACCAACACCCAAACCGGCGCCGAGCGACTTTTTTGCGAAGACGAAGCCAAACAGCAAAGCGACAGCAAAGACTGGCGCCGCGGCGATCCGATTACCACGCCAGGCGAGGTACTCAAGCTCGATAGCGACCAACTCGTCGCCTTCGACATTGTCAGCCATGTGGTTCGCAACGCGGAAGAACTCAACCAGATTTACGGTTTCGAATCCAGCCCGCCCGAAGTCCGTGTGACCTGGACTCAAGAAATTGCCGAGGGACTCGCCTCGCCCGGCGTCGCGGTACTGCTGATCGTGATTGCCTTCTGTGGTATCTATTTCGAACTCCACACCCCCGGCATGGGCATTGGTGGCTTCATCGCCGCGCTCGCGATTTTGCTGTTCTTCTGGAGCAAGGCGACCGATGGCTCGGCCTCCTGGCTCGAGATCCTGCTGTTCGTCGGCGGCATGCTCTCCATCATGCTCGAAGTGTTCGTGCTGCCGGGGCTCGGCATCTTCGGACTCGGCGGCGCCCTGATGGTGGTCGCTTCGCTGGTTCTGGCTGGACAGCACCACCTGATTCCGCGAACCGCCGAAGACTACCAGGAGCTGCAAACCTCGCTCGCCGTGGTGGCGACCTCCGGCATACTTATGGTGGTAATGGGGCTGGTGCTGCGCCGGTTTCTGCCGAGCATTCCGATCCTCAACGAGATCATGCTCACCGGACCTGCTGGCGAAGAACTGCAGCAGCTCAATTATCGAGAGAGCCTGGCCGAGTTCTCCCACCTGATGGGCCATCGCGGCGTAACGACCACACCGTTGATGCCATCAGGACGAGCCGAGTTCGATGGCGAGTTGGTCGATGTCATCGCCGTGGGTAGCGCCATTGATCGCGGCGCAACGGTCGAAGTCGTCAGCACCCGCGGCAGTCGGGTTGAAG containing:
- a CDS encoding prenyltransferase/squalene oxidase repeat-containing protein, translating into MATSSSSPDLPVNIVTGSAVADKPNKGQSPKPQRAQAEAADDQLLEEDSRGFLGRFFTSGASWMTSLIVHMVIIIALALMIVPMPPQVTALLSSAPSEDINDEVLDVPDVDFSEVDVEITPEEIVDQPDVEAIEEVVKESLFEDQFSAPPAAVELSDFGLTSAPEVATAGIGSYDEGEYTGRGHAARAKAVRDGGGNASSEAAVEAALAWLAEHQNRDGSWHLDHRGGTCQGQCGNPGSIEDSYRSATALALLPFLGAGQTRFEGKYRSVVGRGLDALVRMGEKPRQGAGVSWADGGTMYAHGIAAIAMCEAYGMTNESQLAMPAQAAIDYIVSSQNPNDGGWRYNYQMAGDTSVTGWQLMALKSAHLANLQVPHSTVEGAMRFLDFVEQDDYGSAYAYMPEGKNGGYRPGMSSVGLLCRMYLGWKKDSQGITQGVERIANVGPSASDYYYNYYAAQLLFQYTNGRGPMWRQWNERLRDQLIKTQEKEGHLKGSWFVNNGHDSEKGGRLYCTALGCMTLEVYYRHMPIYRTDAVEMEFPE
- a CDS encoding NfeD family protein yields the protein MLGRFVMPLTTDTYSRIVTKPLLLVPVLCLFAVVAGSFAHAQPDQADAADPAEQQQEEKRPARLLRLRLPITGNADSAFRSMLDRTRKQLLAEPGNGQRPVIVIEFVPLAGADGFGQGTDFSRAQSIARYLTSTNMTGIETCAFLPQSIKGHNVLVALACEKIAIASTAEFGEAGIDEDPTRPIDPAVIEGYRQIARDRRTAPEAIVVGLIDPSVEVLKVTTEARNEYIEADQLEALEQKETVIDSTTLIPAGSMGLLSASEARDSGTVRLKLDTLDELARDLGLKDGSLSEAASMVADWRPVMYTLEGPIDASSQRRAVRLIDNEILMNDSNWIGIRIHSFGGRPSAAMGLASYLAEIGADNRRVVAYVPEEAGGVAALVALSANQLVVHPGAKIGGENGMPLDESQIAALRDAIQATIPNTTRTWSLLLAMVDPDLEVFRYTNTQTGAERLFCEDEAKQQSDSKDWRRGDPITTPGEVLKLDSDQLVAFDIVSHVVRNAEELNQIYGFESSPPEVRVTWTQEIAEGLASPGVAVLLIVIAFCGIYFELHTPGMGIGGFIAALAILLFFWSKATDGSASWLEILLFVGGMLSIMLEVFVLPGLGIFGLGGALMVVASLVLAGQHHLIPRTAEDYQELQTSLAVVATSGILMVVMGLVLRRFLPSIPILNEIMLTGPAGEELQQLNYRESLAEFSHLMGHRGVTTTPLMPSGRAEFDGELVDVIAVGSAIDRGATVEVVSTRGSRVEVREVQ